A genomic segment from Bubalus bubalis isolate 160015118507 breed Murrah chromosome 5, NDDB_SH_1, whole genome shotgun sequence encodes:
- the C5H1orf174 gene encoding UPF0688 protein C1orf174 homolog, whose protein sequence is MRSRKLAGGVRSSARLRARSCSAASASAQDTHVTTSAQTACQTPSSHKATDRRTSKKFKYDKGHLVKSELQKHRSDSAATPSETPCTHEPLASAEDGASLLGKEAGGSTPQGTAGPLPGRCGTESDASPAETEDEPLPPRHRAPVGGESNGGCPARDGAALDLEQGPAAPLLMDGSALLDDDSNQPMPVSRFFGNVELMQDLPPVSSSCPSMSRREFRKMHFRAKDDDEDDADGAET, encoded by the exons ATGAGGAGCCGGAAG CTGGCAGGTGGAGTGCGGTCCTCAGCGCGCCTCCGAGCCCGGAGCTGCTCAGCTGCATCAGCCTCAGCCCAGGATACCCACGTCACCACGTCTGCCCAGACAGCATGTCAG ACTCCCTCATCACACAAAGCCACCGACAGGCGGACGTCCAAGAAGTTCAAGTATGACAAAGGTCATCTTGTGAAGTCAGAACTCCAGAAACACCGGAGTGACAGCGCTGCCACGCCCTCCGAGACCCCGTGTACACACGAACCTTTGGCGTCGGCCGAGGATGGGGCCTCACTTCTGGGAAAGGAAGCTGGCGGGTCCACTCCCCAGGGGACAGCTGGTCCCCTCCCAGGGCGCTGTGGAACCGAGAGCGATGCCAGCCCGGCAGAGACTGAGGACGAGCCACTCCCACCGAGACATAGGGCCCCTGTGGGAGGAGAGTCCAACGGTGGCTGCCCCGCTAGGGACGGGGCAGCACTGGACCTGGAGCAGGGCCCCGCGGCCCCACTGCTCATGGACGGCAGCGCCCTTCTGGACGACGACAGCAACCAGCCAATGCCTGTGAGCCGCTTCTTTGGAAATGTGGAGCTCATGCAG GACCTCCCGCCAGTGTCTTCATCCTGCCCTTCCATGAGCAGACGCGAATTTAGGAAAATGCATTTCAGAGCCAAAGACGACGACGAGGATGACGCCGATGGTGCGGAAACGTAG